One window of the Pedobacter ginsengisoli genome contains the following:
- a CDS encoding DUF4185 domain-containing protein, with product MIKNKYIRNGILMLAGSLLSVSFYAFIAVKGDVVPFNLERVARVTGKSISGETFPNPNRTNELYDVGGTDLGIAWRMGNGKVGFFFGDTYGNDFKVVNEGGPGKAGNWRSNVLGLSNDKTLADGLTFESMVAHQIVPSPHITDGTGSHTTIPTAAIHAAGADYVHYMDVRKWGSTGSWTTNYSGLYKSLDNGQNWVKCNQVSFGALSNFAQVTYAKKEGFVYMVGTVPGRWGSAHLARFKESDILKQDAYEYWNNAKGWVKNDEKSADAIIEAPLGELSLAYNKKFKRWIITYLNEKKAEIVLRSAQNITGPWSSEKTLVKSTEYPGLYGAFMHPANENTDEFYFLMSMWKPYNVFLMKAKLKFAD from the coding sequence ATGATAAAAAATAAATATATCAGAAACGGAATACTTATGCTAGCAGGAAGCTTATTGTCAGTATCGTTTTATGCGTTTATAGCCGTAAAAGGTGATGTTGTTCCATTTAATTTGGAGCGTGTGGCTCGTGTAACAGGCAAGTCAATTTCTGGCGAAACTTTTCCGAATCCAAATCGGACAAATGAACTTTATGATGTTGGAGGTACAGATTTAGGTATAGCCTGGAGAATGGGAAATGGAAAAGTGGGTTTCTTTTTTGGTGATACTTATGGTAACGATTTTAAAGTTGTTAATGAAGGTGGACCGGGCAAAGCAGGTAACTGGCGATCAAACGTATTGGGCTTATCGAATGATAAAACATTAGCAGACGGACTTACTTTTGAAAGTATGGTAGCGCATCAGATAGTTCCAAGTCCGCATATTACAGATGGTACTGGCAGTCATACAACCATTCCAACTGCTGCAATACATGCAGCAGGAGCCGATTATGTTCATTATATGGATGTAAGGAAATGGGGTAGTACTGGCAGCTGGACTACAAATTATTCTGGTTTATACAAATCTCTAGATAATGGCCAGAATTGGGTTAAGTGTAATCAGGTAAGTTTTGGTGCCCTTAGTAATTTTGCGCAGGTAACTTATGCTAAAAAGGAGGGGTTTGTATACATGGTAGGTACTGTTCCGGGCCGCTGGGGATCTGCTCATCTCGCCCGCTTTAAAGAAAGTGATATTTTAAAACAAGATGCTTACGAATATTGGAACAATGCAAAAGGTTGGGTTAAAAATGATGAGAAGAGTGCTGATGCAATAATAGAAGCACCTTTAGGGGAACTTTCGCTTGCGTATAATAAAAAGTTTAAGCGATGGATTATTACCTATTTAAATGAAAAGAAAGCGGAAATTGTATTAAGAAGCGCTCAAAATATAACCGGCCCGTGGAGTTCTGAAAAGACATTAGTGAAATCAACAGAATATCCGGGATTATATGGTGCATTTATGCATCCTGCAAATGAGAACACAGATGAATTCTATTTTCTAATGTCGATGTGGAAACCTTATAATGTTTTTCTTATGAAGGCTAAACTAAAATTTGCAGATTAA
- a CDS encoding Pycsar system effector family protein, whose translation MQYRELLDQLRTHVASLFQTHEDERFIYHNLHHTEQVVENVVRIANHYQLSDQDFFIVVAASWFHDMGYFFDCTQHESQGASLANDFLSANGVSSEVIEQVKGCIMATKMPQNPEGLLQQIVCDADLFHLGSDRFKERNRLMRKEAEAFIKHKIDKADWRIKTIALFKAHHYHTEFCQQLLNAKKAENLAELESKLIKEQNVDTTGVSKFDNSKDNESKEGKKKKNDRPERGIETMFRITSTNHQRLSDMADNKAHIMISTNSIILSVILSVLLRKLEDNPHLIIPTLLLLIICVVTMVFSILATRPSIPTGVFTTDDIKEKRVNLLFFGNFYRMSLPEYENGMIKVMEDRDFLYGSLIKDVYAQGVVLGRKYRLLRIAYNVFMFGIVAAVLAFIIASALVTM comes from the coding sequence ATGCAATACCGGGAATTACTAGATCAGCTTAGAACGCATGTTGCAAGTTTGTTTCAGACTCACGAAGATGAGCGGTTCATTTATCACAATTTGCATCATACAGAGCAGGTTGTTGAAAACGTAGTTAGGATTGCTAACCATTACCAGCTATCTGATCAGGATTTTTTTATTGTTGTTGCCGCAAGCTGGTTTCATGACATGGGATATTTCTTTGATTGTACACAGCATGAAAGCCAGGGAGCAAGTTTAGCCAATGATTTTTTATCTGCCAATGGTGTTTCTTCAGAAGTAATCGAACAGGTAAAAGGCTGTATTATGGCCACTAAAATGCCTCAAAATCCGGAAGGACTATTACAGCAGATTGTTTGTGATGCAGATCTTTTTCATCTGGGAAGCGATAGATTTAAAGAACGTAATAGGTTAATGCGTAAAGAGGCTGAAGCATTTATAAAGCATAAAATTGATAAGGCAGACTGGAGAATTAAAACAATAGCTTTATTTAAAGCACACCATTATCATACAGAATTTTGCCAGCAGCTGCTTAACGCTAAAAAGGCTGAAAATCTGGCGGAACTGGAAAGTAAACTTATAAAAGAACAAAACGTGGATACAACTGGAGTCTCTAAATTTGACAATTCAAAAGATAATGAGTCAAAAGAAGGAAAAAAGAAAAAGAACGACAGACCAGAGCGTGGTATCGAAACTATGTTCCGGATCACCTCCACTAATCATCAGCGCCTGAGCGATATGGCCGATAATAAAGCTCATATCATGATCTCTACCAATTCAATTATCCTCTCGGTTATTTTGAGTGTGCTTCTGCGTAAACTTGAAGATAATCCTCATTTAATTATTCCAACGCTACTTCTGCTAATCATTTGCGTAGTTACTATGGTGTTTTCAATACTGGCAACCAGGCCCTCAATTCCAACGGGAGTATTTACAACAGACGACATAAAAGAGAAAAGGGTAAACCTGCTGTTCTTTGGTAATTTCTATAGAATGAGCTTACCTGAATACGAAAATGGCATGATTAAAGTTATGGAAGATCGTGATTTTTTATACGGTAGTTTGATAAAGGATGTGTATGCCCAGGGTGTAGTTTTAGGGCGTAAGTACAGATTGTTAAGAATTGCCTACAATGTTTTTATGTTTGGTATTGTAGCGGCAGTATTGGCCTTTATTATTGCATCTGCACTGGTAACAATGTAA
- a CDS encoding zinc metallopeptidase, with product MGLMGYYLIAGIMFIVGLIVSNRLKSKFKEYSEIGLANGMSGREVAEKMLYDNGIYDVRVMSTPGHLSDHYNPEDKTVNLSPDVYEGRSISAAAVAAHECGHAVQHATAYSMLTFRSKIVPLVNISTQLSQWVILAGLGFLIGRANPTILLIGILLFAITTVFTIITLPVEYDASNRALKWLENNHITTPYEHDKAADALKWAARTYVVAAISSIATLLYYILLFVNSRDRN from the coding sequence ATGGGATTAATGGGGTATTACCTGATAGCAGGGATTATGTTTATTGTGGGGCTTATTGTAAGCAACAGGCTCAAAAGTAAGTTTAAAGAATATAGTGAAATCGGCCTTGCAAATGGTATGAGCGGTAGGGAAGTGGCCGAGAAAATGCTTTACGATAATGGAATTTATGACGTTCGGGTGATGTCTACACCGGGTCACCTGAGCGATCATTATAATCCTGAAGATAAAACGGTAAACCTGAGTCCTGATGTTTATGAAGGTAGAAGTATATCTGCAGCGGCAGTAGCTGCCCATGAATGTGGTCACGCTGTTCAGCATGCTACAGCGTATAGCATGCTGACTTTTAGAAGTAAAATTGTTCCACTTGTTAATATAAGTACCCAACTCTCACAATGGGTAATACTTGCAGGTCTTGGCTTTTTAATTGGCCGCGCAAATCCAACTATATTGCTTATTGGAATTCTTTTGTTTGCCATTACAACGGTCTTTACTATTATTACACTCCCGGTTGAATATGATGCTAGTAACCGTGCATTAAAATGGCTTGAAAATAATCATATTACCACACCTTACGAACATGATAAAGCCGCCGATGCACTAAAATGGGCTGCCAGAACTTATGTTGTAGCTGCAATAAGTTCAATAGCTACTTTGCTGTATTATATATTACTTTTTGTAAATAGCAGGGATAGAAACTAA
- a CDS encoding SdiA-regulated domain-containing protein — protein MKRIYPKCLYLIIVLALFGAYACKSPFGKYTSPKGYDLTKPDKFNMPSSLLEISGIAFHDSNSDTIYSIQDEEGKLFRQKWDVKEQKNLKFGSRGDYEDLSIFHDRVFVLKSNGALFSFPFSEATKEKSDLVKETKHLVPKAEYESLYADAATSKLYVLCKNCPVDKKAKTATGYILDYQPSKDTLVAAGSFKIDLKQIKAIYPKFRTELRASAMAKNPKTNDWYIISSVSKLLVITDDKWNVKEAHHLSSSIFNQPEGIAFDKNLNLYISNEGDELTDGNIIKFKYTP, from the coding sequence ATGAAGCGAATCTACCCTAAATGTCTATATCTTATTATTGTTTTGGCTCTTTTTGGAGCTTATGCATGTAAAAGTCCATTCGGGAAATATACAAGTCCAAAGGGTTATGACTTAACTAAACCTGATAAATTCAATATGCCTTCGAGTTTGCTTGAAATATCGGGTATTGCCTTTCATGACAGTAATAGTGATACGATATACAGTATTCAGGATGAAGAAGGAAAGTTGTTCAGACAAAAATGGGATGTTAAAGAACAGAAGAACCTGAAATTTGGCTCGAGAGGAGATTATGAGGATCTTAGTATTTTTCATGATAGAGTTTTTGTATTAAAAAGCAATGGGGCTCTTTTTTCTTTCCCCTTCTCTGAGGCAACTAAAGAAAAATCGGACCTCGTAAAGGAAACAAAGCACCTGGTGCCAAAAGCAGAGTACGAAAGTTTATATGCCGACGCCGCTACCAGTAAGTTGTATGTTCTGTGTAAGAACTGCCCGGTTGACAAAAAGGCAAAAACGGCTACTGGATATATACTGGATTATCAGCCATCTAAGGATACTTTAGTTGCCGCTGGTAGTTTTAAAATTGATTTAAAACAAATTAAAGCTATTTATCCTAAATTTAGAACAGAGTTAAGGGCTTCGGCAATGGCTAAAAATCCTAAAACAAATGATTGGTATATTATTTCATCAGTAAGTAAACTATTGGTGATAACAGATGATAAATGGAATGTGAAAGAAGCTCACCATTTAAGCTCATCAATATTTAATCAGCCCGAGGGGATTGCATTTGATAAAAATCTTAATCTCTATATTTCAAATGAAGGGGATGAATTGACGGATGGAAATATTATAAAATTCAAATATACACCTTAA
- the ppk1 gene encoding polyphosphate kinase 1, with product MAETVFFNRDLSWLGFNERVLLEAAKDTVPILERIKFLSIYSSNLDEFYRVRMPVLMAVDEHRQNADGQGNYELAKAEINRQQRKFGAIVAEQILPELANHDIHWIYNKFIPNQITDQVVNLFFNEVLAYIYSICIDKDLTDFFAENNKLYQLVILKDALGEERLELINVPTDSLQRLYSLQDDGHTYVVFLEDIIKYNLSYLFPNDTIQGVYNLKITRDAELKIDNTTEEDITTVLERQLETRDFGFATRFLIEPGIPLRSLYRLIYALKLGNASVVEGGGYHNLKDLNSFPLNGASFSYPKWPSIHSVPIPGNETLFSLILKEDVLVNVPYQSYDPILRFFNEAANDVFVDEIYTTLYRVANNSRIVSALMTAARNGKKVVALVELKARFDEANNIKWAKQMKAAGVKIIYSSVDLKVHAKVALAKRVISEKEEFLGLLATGNLNESTAKFYTDQILLTSHKPMLKELQSIFGFLSKSKKAPGSEDQIDFKHLLVAQFNLQQKFLNLIQREIDNAKAGLVNGITIKLNNLEEKILISKLYEASKAGVKVQLIVRGICCLVPGKAGLSDNITVTRIVDRYLEHGRIFIFENNGNKEIFMGSADWMNRNIYSRIEVCFPLYDTKLKDIIMKIVNLQLQDNAQESIYKFLKDINTI from the coding sequence ATGGCTGAAACAGTTTTTTTTAACAGAGATCTGAGTTGGCTTGGGTTTAATGAAAGAGTACTTCTGGAAGCGGCAAAGGATACCGTACCAATATTAGAAAGAATTAAATTCCTTTCTATTTATTCTTCTAATCTTGATGAATTTTATAGAGTAAGGATGCCGGTGCTAATGGCCGTTGATGAGCACAGGCAAAATGCCGATGGCCAGGGGAATTATGAATTGGCTAAAGCTGAAATTAACAGGCAGCAAAGGAAATTCGGAGCAATCGTTGCAGAGCAAATACTTCCAGAACTTGCGAATCACGATATACATTGGATTTATAACAAGTTCATTCCTAATCAAATAACAGATCAGGTTGTAAACCTGTTCTTTAATGAAGTACTGGCTTACATTTATTCAATTTGTATTGATAAAGACCTTACAGATTTCTTTGCCGAAAATAATAAGCTCTATCAACTGGTTATTTTAAAAGATGCACTTGGAGAAGAGCGTTTAGAGTTAATTAATGTTCCAACAGATAGCCTGCAACGTCTATATTCGTTACAGGATGATGGGCATACCTATGTGGTTTTTTTGGAAGATATTATTAAATATAATTTATCTTATCTCTTCCCTAATGACACGATACAGGGGGTTTATAATCTTAAGATTACCCGTGATGCCGAATTAAAGATTGACAATACTACAGAAGAGGATATTACTACTGTTTTGGAACGTCAGCTTGAAACACGTGATTTCGGCTTTGCAACACGTTTTCTAATTGAGCCTGGAATTCCTTTAAGAAGCTTATACCGTTTAATATATGCACTGAAGTTAGGGAATGCATCTGTTGTTGAAGGTGGTGGATACCATAATTTAAAAGACCTTAATAGTTTTCCATTGAATGGTGCAAGCTTTAGCTACCCAAAATGGCCATCTATTCATTCTGTTCCAATCCCAGGTAATGAGACATTGTTCAGCCTTATTCTAAAAGAGGATGTACTTGTAAATGTTCCCTATCAAAGTTATGACCCTATATTGAGATTTTTTAATGAGGCAGCAAATGATGTTTTTGTTGATGAAATCTACACCACTTTGTATAGAGTTGCAAACAATTCAAGAATTGTAAGCGCTTTAATGACAGCAGCAAGAAATGGCAAGAAAGTAGTTGCGTTGGTTGAATTGAAAGCAAGATTTGATGAAGCCAATAACATCAAGTGGGCCAAGCAAATGAAAGCGGCTGGAGTAAAGATAATTTATAGCAGTGTTGATTTAAAAGTACATGCAAAGGTTGCTCTTGCAAAGCGGGTTATAAGTGAAAAAGAAGAGTTTTTGGGCTTGTTGGCTACAGGTAATTTAAATGAATCTACAGCAAAATTTTATACAGATCAGATTTTACTTACTTCACATAAACCTATGCTTAAAGAGCTTCAATCCATATTTGGTTTTTTGAGCAAGAGTAAAAAGGCACCTGGGTCTGAAGATCAGATAGATTTTAAACATTTATTGGTAGCCCAATTTAACTTACAGCAAAAATTTCTGAACCTTATACAAAGAGAAATAGACAATGCAAAGGCAGGTTTGGTTAACGGTATCACTATTAAATTAAATAATCTTGAAGAAAAGATACTCATCTCTAAACTTTACGAAGCATCAAAAGCTGGAGTAAAAGTACAACTTATTGTAAGGGGCATATGTTGTTTGGTGCCTGGAAAGGCCGGTTTGAGTGATAATATTACCGTTACCAGAATTGTAGATAGGTACCTTGAACATGGTAGGATATTCATTTTTGAGAATAATGGCAATAAGGAAATATTTATGGGGTCAGCAGATTGGATGAACCGTAATATTTATAGTCGGATAGAAGTCTGTTTCCCATTATATGATACTAAATTGAAGGATATTATAATGAAAATTGTTAACTTACAGTTACAAGATAATGCTCAGGAATCTATTTATAAGTTTTTAAAAGACATTAATACAATATAA
- a CDS encoding DEAD/DEAH box helicase: MTEKEGYNSENFDFSPLKPILSAAQRIKLPVSEKKENTKMILIFSQHRFYRHLVIELAEAEVTLTGKPKNPLTFIDPTDMIWKTENQEELKFYTGIAKFRNNYDAGKSESDLEGLKALAKNPLGLDVYLHDDKVSTNITATSIKPGKLKVLKVDLTLNVDEEGDFFELSARLMLENRPFSLDMLKIRYHYFIELNSTLYLISNPYFLSVLAFFKQHNDIIVIHRSEFELFQENILSKLEDKVKVNYSYLKPATKKQIEEKGFDLDNEQIIYLSESEDFVLVTPVIRYGSLEIPILSKKQIKAKDKRGNIFTLNRDEDREFQFISNISREHPFFYEQVQELPEQAHADCFYLHKKRFIENSWFLNAFEAWRNKGITILGFNELKNNNLNSYKANISINVISGIDWFETSVKVKFDKQTVSLKHLHRSIRNKSKFVQLDDGTLGILPDEWIEKFTGYFSAGEVVEETIRTSKINYASVDELYEQDQLDGVVKDEIKIYRSKLSDFESIKQVEVPAELNATLRGYQKEGLNWLNFLDGFNFGACLADDMGLGKTIQVLAFILSQRKKEHHNTNLIVVPASLIFNWQQEVEKFAPSIKLRTIYGSDRAKVVHDFDNYEIILTSYGTLLADIRFLKDYRFNYIFLDESQTIKNPESQRYKAVRLLRSRNKVVLSGTPIENNTFDLYGQLSFACPGLLGTKQQFKRLYSVPIDQFKNTRNALELQKKINPFILRRTKEQVATELPDKTEMVIYCEMGAEQRDIYEANKEEIRDYLLGKSEDELAKSSMHVLQGITKLRQICNSPAILKEGKHENTSSKLDVLMEQIENKSPHHKILIFSQFVTMLDLVKKELVNKNIGFEYLTGQTKNRSAVVGSFQDNPNIRVFLISLKAGGTGLNLTQADYVYLIDPWWNPAVENQAIDRSYRIGQQKNVVAVRLICPDTIEEKIMKMQDAKKDLATDLIKTEESIFKSLTKKDLLGLLG; encoded by the coding sequence ATGACGGAAAAGGAAGGATACAACTCTGAAAATTTTGACTTCTCACCGCTGAAGCCGATTTTGAGTGCCGCGCAAAGAATTAAGTTGCCAGTATCTGAAAAAAAGGAAAACACTAAAATGATACTGATATTTAGTCAGCATCGTTTTTACAGACATTTGGTAATAGAGCTGGCAGAAGCAGAGGTTACTTTAACCGGAAAGCCTAAAAATCCTCTTACTTTTATTGATCCTACTGATATGATCTGGAAAACAGAAAATCAGGAGGAACTGAAGTTTTATACAGGCATTGCAAAGTTCAGAAATAATTATGATGCAGGTAAATCAGAGTCTGACCTGGAAGGACTTAAAGCTCTGGCTAAAAATCCATTGGGATTAGATGTTTACCTGCATGATGATAAGGTTTCAACTAATATTACCGCAACTTCCATTAAACCAGGAAAGTTAAAGGTATTGAAGGTTGATCTTACTTTAAATGTGGATGAAGAGGGGGATTTTTTTGAACTCTCGGCCAGACTAATGCTGGAGAACAGGCCTTTCTCTTTAGATATGCTTAAGATCAGGTATCATTATTTTATTGAGTTGAATAGTACGCTTTACCTGATCAGCAATCCATACTTTTTAAGTGTGCTTGCCTTCTTTAAACAGCATAACGATATTATAGTTATACACAGATCAGAATTTGAACTGTTTCAGGAAAATATACTTTCAAAATTAGAGGATAAGGTTAAGGTAAATTATTCCTATTTAAAACCGGCAACTAAAAAGCAAATAGAAGAAAAGGGCTTTGATCTTGATAATGAACAGATTATTTATTTGTCGGAGTCAGAAGATTTTGTGCTGGTTACGCCTGTTATCAGGTATGGGAGTCTGGAAATTCCAATACTTTCTAAAAAGCAAATCAAGGCAAAAGATAAACGGGGAAACATATTTACATTGAACAGAGATGAAGATAGAGAGTTCCAGTTTATATCTAACATTTCAAGAGAGCATCCATTTTTTTATGAGCAAGTACAGGAGCTGCCGGAGCAGGCTCATGCAGATTGTTTTTATCTTCATAAAAAGAGATTTATAGAAAATAGCTGGTTCTTGAATGCTTTTGAAGCATGGCGAAATAAAGGAATTACAATTCTTGGTTTTAACGAATTAAAGAACAATAATTTAAATTCATATAAGGCAAACATTTCTATTAATGTAATTAGTGGTATAGATTGGTTTGAGACCTCGGTAAAGGTTAAGTTTGATAAGCAGACGGTGTCGTTAAAGCATCTGCATCGCTCAATTCGTAATAAAAGCAAATTTGTTCAGCTTGATGATGGTACGCTTGGAATATTGCCGGACGAGTGGATTGAGAAGTTTACAGGCTATTTTAGCGCAGGGGAAGTAGTTGAAGAAACTATTCGCACTTCAAAGATTAATTATGCCTCAGTTGATGAGCTATATGAGCAAGATCAGTTAGACGGAGTAGTTAAAGATGAAATAAAGATTTATCGCTCTAAATTATCTGATTTTGAATCTATTAAGCAGGTGGAAGTTCCTGCAGAACTTAATGCTACGCTTAGAGGGTATCAAAAAGAGGGTTTAAACTGGCTTAATTTTCTGGATGGTTTTAATTTTGGAGCCTGTCTGGCCGATGACATGGGTTTGGGTAAAACCATTCAGGTGCTTGCTTTCATCCTTTCACAGAGAAAGAAAGAACATCACAATACTAATTTAATTGTCGTTCCTGCTTCGCTTATATTTAATTGGCAGCAAGAGGTAGAGAAATTTGCCCCGTCCATTAAATTACGAACCATATATGGTTCTGACAGGGCTAAAGTAGTTCATGATTTTGATAATTATGAGATCATTTTAACTTCGTACGGAACATTGTTGGCCGATATAAGATTTCTTAAAGATTATAGATTTAACTACATTTTTCTTGATGAATCGCAAACTATTAAGAATCCTGAATCGCAGCGTTACAAGGCTGTTCGCTTATTGAGATCCAGAAATAAAGTTGTGCTTTCAGGAACGCCTATAGAGAATAATACATTCGATTTGTATGGGCAGTTGTCATTCGCATGTCCTGGTTTATTAGGAACAAAACAGCAGTTTAAAAGACTTTATTCAGTTCCGATAGATCAATTTAAGAATACCAGAAATGCTTTGGAGTTACAAAAAAAGATTAATCCATTTATTCTTAGGCGTACAAAAGAGCAGGTGGCTACTGAGCTACCCGATAAAACCGAAATGGTGATATATTGTGAAATGGGCGCAGAACAGCGGGACATTTACGAAGCCAATAAAGAAGAGATACGCGACTATCTGCTGGGTAAATCTGAAGATGAGCTTGCCAAAAGTAGTATGCATGTTTTGCAGGGGATTACTAAATTAAGGCAGATATGTAATTCGCCGGCAATTTTGAAAGAAGGTAAACATGAAAATACATCCTCTAAACTGGATGTATTGATGGAACAGATAGAAAATAAATCCCCTCATCATAAGATTCTTATATTTTCTCAGTTTGTTACTATGCTTGATCTGGTAAAGAAAGAACTAGTAAACAAAAATATTGGATTTGAATATTTAACGGGTCAAACTAAAAATAGATCGGCTGTTGTTGGTTCTTTTCAGGATAACCCGAATATTCGTGTTTTTTTAATTAGCTTAAAAGCCGGGGGAACGGGATTGAACCTGACCCAGGCAGATTATGTTTATCTTATAGATCCGTGGTGGAACCCGGCAGTTGAAAATCAGGCGATAGATAGAAGCTATCGTATTGGCCAGCAAAAAAATGTTGTGGCAGTAAGACTAATTTGCCCAGATACAATTGAAGAGAAAATTATGAAAATGCAGGATGCCAAAAAGGATTTGGCTACTGATTTAATAAAAACAGAAGAGTCTATATTTAAGTCGTTAACAAAAAAGGATTTATTAGGACTATTAGGATAG
- a CDS encoding SCO family protein, with the protein MKNLFFGAFIIGLFSLGCKNEAKRLPFLQMEVAEKVVEGKSVADTTFRTIPSFKLLNQDSVAVTEKDFDGTIYVADFFFTSCPTICPVMHRNLLKIYKKYEGNPEVKLASHTIDVKYDTPSRMKAYADKLGVKGTQWEYLWGSRDEIYTLAERNYLAAAQEDKNAPGGFVHGGYLTLVDKEKRIRGVYDGTDDADVKKLLADMDILLGEYKQ; encoded by the coding sequence ATGAAAAATTTGTTTTTTGGAGCTTTTATAATTGGGCTTTTTAGTTTGGGTTGTAAAAATGAAGCTAAACGATTGCCGTTTTTACAGATGGAAGTCGCTGAAAAGGTTGTTGAAGGAAAATCAGTTGCGGATACAACATTTCGAACTATACCATCTTTTAAACTATTGAATCAGGATAGTGTCGCTGTAACTGAAAAAGATTTTGATGGAACAATTTATGTTGCCGATTTCTTTTTTACTTCTTGCCCTACAATTTGTCCGGTTATGCACCGTAACCTTTTAAAAATTTACAAGAAGTACGAAGGTAATCCTGAGGTAAAACTTGCTTCTCACACTATCGATGTAAAATACGATACTCCCTCAAGAATGAAAGCATATGCGGATAAACTTGGTGTTAAAGGAACACAGTGGGAATATTTATGGGGATCAAGAGACGAAATTTATACCCTTGCCGAACGAAATTATTTAGCTGCAGCACAAGAAGATAAAAATGCTCCGGGTGGTTTTGTACATGGCGGATATTTGACACTTGTAGATAAGGAAAAGCGCATTAGAGGTGTTTACGACGGTACGGATGATGCCGATGTAAAGAAGCTTTTGGCAGATATGGATATTTTATTGGGAGAGTATAAACAATAG
- a CDS encoding acyl-CoA thioesterase, whose product MTLEEKITASETRIFKAVFPNTTNHYDTLFGGTAMHMMDEVAFITATRFSRQIMVTVSSDRIDFKKPIPAGTIVELVGRVSHIGNTSLKVSVEIFIEQMYSEHREKAVTGEFSFVAIDENKKPTSILK is encoded by the coding sequence ATGACATTAGAAGAAAAAATTACGGCTTCGGAAACCAGAATTTTCAAAGCCGTTTTTCCAAATACAACCAATCATTACGATACATTATTTGGTGGCACTGCTATGCATATGATGGATGAGGTAGCTTTTATTACCGCTACCCGTTTTAGCAGGCAGATTATGGTAACAGTAAGTAGTGACAGGATAGATTTTAAAAAGCCAATTCCAGCTGGTACAATTGTAGAACTGGTTGGCAGGGTAAGTCATATCGGAAATACAAGCCTTAAAGTAAGTGTAGAGATTTTCATCGAACAGATGTATTCTGAACACAGAGAAAAAGCAGTAACAGGAGAGTTTTCATTTGTAGCAATTGACGAAAATAAAAAACCAACTTCTATATTAAAATAA
- a CDS encoding membrane lipoprotein lipid attachment site-containing protein, translating into MKKIIFVAFIALIAAGCQQNNGTTDYKAVRDEVMKFHDVVMGDHSTLVNNQMKLDTLMKDIKGLKTKFPEMDTLKEKQAMLILVNDLSKTEDLMNDWMHKFEPDVTGKSNEVAVQYFKEEKKKIELIDSLYKQEIKLSDDYLGKFKK; encoded by the coding sequence ATGAAGAAAATAATTTTTGTCGCTTTTATAGCGCTTATAGCAGCTGGATGCCAGCAAAATAATGGTACAACTGATTACAAGGCTGTACGTGATGAGGTAATGAAATTTCATGATGTGGTAATGGGTGATCATAGTACACTTGTTAATAATCAGATGAAGTTGGATACTTTAATGAAGGATATAAAAGGCTTGAAGACCAAATTTCCTGAGATGGATACCTTAAAGGAGAAACAAGCTATGTTGATTTTGGTAAATGATCTGAGTAAGACTGAAGATCTGATGAACGATTGGATGCACAAATTTGAACCTGATGTAACGGGTAAATCAAATGAGGTTGCAGTTCAGTATTTTAAAGAGGAGAAGAAGAAAATTGAATTAATTGATAGCTTGTATAAGCAGGAAATCAAATTGTCTGATGATTACCTTGGAAAATTTAAGAAGTAA